Proteins from one Dehalococcoidia bacterium genomic window:
- a CDS encoding SDR family oxidoreductase, translating to MRALITGGSRGIGKAIAFELGRAGHELLLVARNRETLERTAGELRTACRGKIAHFVCDVAKAEDQDALRKFCTTSGFVPEILVLNAGIFIEGSLSGGAIDELRETLDVNFFSIHRTVTMFIDDLKTQHGSKIILMGSTAAYEPYPIGPLYGVAKWALRGYAINLRRELMNDGVGVTFLSPGGTLTDLWEGETLPENRLLQPEDIAKLVAAILTLSEQAVVEELIVRPMLGDMHE from the coding sequence ATGAGAGCACTGATAACCGGTGGCAGTCGAGGGATCGGAAAGGCGATCGCGTTTGAGCTGGGTCGAGCGGGTCACGAACTTCTCCTTGTAGCCCGGAACCGTGAGACGCTCGAGCGCACCGCCGGTGAATTGCGAACCGCCTGCCGAGGGAAAATTGCGCACTTCGTGTGTGACGTGGCAAAGGCCGAGGACCAGGACGCTTTGCGCAAGTTCTGCACTACTTCCGGGTTTGTGCCCGAAATTCTAGTGCTGAACGCGGGGATCTTCATAGAGGGTTCGCTTTCAGGAGGCGCCATCGATGAGTTAAGGGAGACATTGGATGTCAACTTCTTCTCGATCCATCGGACGGTAACGATGTTCATCGATGACCTAAAGACTCAGCATGGATCAAAGATCATCTTGATGGGCTCGACGGCGGCATATGAGCCCTATCCGATTGGGCCACTCTACGGAGTCGCAAAGTGGGCTCTCCGAGGGTATGCAATCAACCTTAGACGGGAGCTGATGAACGACGGTGTGGGGGTGACATTCCTCTCGCCTGGAGGAACGCTCACGGATCTATGGGAGGGCGAGACCCTCCCGGAGAATCGTCTCCTCCAGCCGGAGGACATCGCCAAGCTAGTCGCGGCGATATTGACCCTTAGCGAGCAAGCCGTGGTCGAGGAATTGATCGTTCGGCCGATGTTGGGCGATATGCATGAATAA
- a CDS encoding SET domain-containing protein-lysine N-methyltransferase has protein sequence MIDGLWVGPSKVEGEGLFTARPIKRNATVIIWGGVVVTMADFKAGKGLAHSNVGLAEDVYLASPPEDGLGLDDCMNHSCDPNLWLNDEITLVARRDIDAGEELTIDYAIELLDQTYVMKTSCNCGAASCRGQITGRDWSLPQVYETYEAHLAPFVQRRLERMRRDREGNAK, from the coding sequence ATGATCGACGGATTGTGGGTCGGGCCATCCAAAGTCGAGGGGGAAGGCTTGTTCACGGCGCGCCCGATCAAGCGTAACGCAACGGTAATCATCTGGGGCGGCGTCGTCGTCACAATGGCTGATTTCAAGGCCGGCAAGGGCCTGGCTCACTCGAACGTGGGTCTCGCTGAGGATGTTTATCTGGCGTCACCGCCTGAGGATGGCTTGGGCTTGGACGATTGCATGAACCATAGCTGCGATCCGAACCTCTGGCTGAACGATGAGATCACGCTGGTCGCCCGCCGCGACATTGACGCCGGCGAGGAGCTAACCATCGACTATGCGATTGAGCTTCTGGATCAGACCTACGTGATGAAGACGTCTTGCAATTGCGGCGCCGCCTCATGTCGGGGACAGATAACCGGAAGGGACTGGAGTCTACCGCAGGTGTATGAGACGTACGAAGCGCACCTGGCTCCGTTCGTCCAGCGACGGCTAGAACGTATGCGGCGCGACCGAGAAGGGAACGCGAAATGA
- a CDS encoding SIR2 family protein produces MAVIVLGAGATRGASFVDPTVNPCLPPLDADFHTQLQRIHDPKHKRIIDGVIKDTVELFGTNFRTTMETMFTTLEHSERMLKTTGEKRDFKTADFKEKRVRLQQAIASVFEESICRGNQKPLACDYHDALVAKLRVGDSVVSFNYDCLIDDALKRHGDGKWNAHYGYGFELSPGGGGNLRGDHHWSPDRIATRVDTVTLLKLHGSLHFIVDDEATPANVRLKERPYTRQRGNLRFTIIPPESQKRFDEGVFARLWKLAGRELYSSRSIVVIGYSFPATDLHSTALFRTNTKGGNLRALTIVNPDPEARRRTRDVLQRGIGPQTRVVVFNSLRDFTAADRKVWDP; encoded by the coding sequence ATGGCTGTCATTGTGTTGGGCGCGGGGGCAACGCGGGGTGCGAGCTTCGTCGATCCGACTGTGAATCCGTGCCTGCCGCCCCTAGACGCTGACTTCCACACGCAGCTTCAGCGCATCCACGATCCGAAACACAAGAGGATTATTGATGGCGTGATCAAGGACACGGTCGAGCTGTTTGGCACGAACTTTCGCACCACAATGGAGACGATGTTCACCACTCTTGAACACTCCGAGCGGATGCTCAAGACGACCGGCGAGAAGCGGGACTTCAAGACCGCGGACTTCAAGGAAAAGCGGGTGCGGTTACAGCAAGCGATAGCTTCGGTTTTCGAGGAGTCAATATGTCGCGGGAATCAGAAGCCTCTCGCTTGTGACTATCATGACGCGCTCGTGGCGAAGCTCCGCGTCGGCGACTCCGTAGTGTCCTTCAACTATGACTGCCTGATTGACGACGCCCTCAAGCGGCACGGCGACGGAAAGTGGAATGCCCACTACGGCTATGGGTTTGAACTCTCGCCGGGTGGAGGTGGAAACCTTCGAGGAGATCACCATTGGTCGCCAGATCGGATCGCGACGCGAGTGGACACAGTCACCCTGCTGAAATTGCACGGGTCACTGCACTTCATCGTCGATGATGAGGCGACGCCCGCCAATGTGCGTTTGAAGGAACGTCCCTATACCCGCCAGCGGGGAAATCTTCGGTTTACGATAATCCCTCCCGAATCACAAAAGCGGTTCGACGAAGGCGTATTCGCACGTCTTTGGAAGCTCGCTGGTCGAGAACTCTATTCATCTCGGAGCATCGTCGTGATCGGCTATTCTTTCCCAGCTACGGATCTGCACTCGACGGCACTCTTCCGTACGAACACCAAAGGCGGGAATCTTCGAGCCCTCACTATCGTGAACCCCGATCCAGAAGCACGACGGAGAACACGTGATGTGCTGCAGCGGGGAATCGGGCCGCAAACACGTGTCGTCGTCTTCAACTCTTTGCGGGACTTTACTGCCGCGGATCGCAAGGTTTGGGATCCCTAG
- a CDS encoding AAA family ATPase has product MDTTTRLDEEKVRRFASIFEGRKDARGLAQGGCARGEVTLDHYRRHLQGEESLGVYPLMPDSTCRFGAVDIDRKDPTLAKAVYDALAALKLPSGVYMEQSRGKGYHVWLFADEAITAREMRRILRHAVLAAGLPETTEIFPKQDDAGTVEFGNYINLPYFGETDGPRMVLTSGSMQPMPLTRFLTLCQPSEAGPLRAIASQVQVERPTSVPLTENWVVELLAGVHAGGRNDAAARLAGYLKSRAHPEDVTQAILDEWADRCDPAFDKAELKSVVSGIYRRYPDPGIEPIDGDRGFAAVPLQAFLAEAPDRIDWLVEPLIPRGGMVALVGKPASGKTWLALDLAIAIASGRPWLRKYQVIAGPVLLIDEESPAAILKARLELLIRGAGLEGAALPIEVASKEGLNLSNGRCVDDLKEVIARIRPALVVIDAFAEVHRESENSADEVAKIFNRLRAAGRSCDPAFVVLHHNRKDGGTFRGSSHIEATLDTMLAVSIGGEDTSTVEHAKARCSAKVQPFGVRRIISEERGTAQLLLVAPSALDQEPAGRSGRKVDLAKGLVLDVLGFVTDWMPKGTLREKLADDDIDNASLDAALRQLEDGGKIERKADPDDRRNRLVRLAPFRHAANGVAESPVGA; this is encoded by the coding sequence ATGGACACGACTACGCGGTTGGACGAGGAGAAGGTGAGGCGATTCGCTTCGATCTTCGAGGGGCGCAAGGATGCGCGTGGACTCGCGCAGGGAGGATGTGCGCGAGGGGAGGTGACGCTCGACCACTACCGGCGCCACCTCCAAGGCGAGGAGAGCCTTGGCGTCTATCCGCTAATGCCGGACAGCACTTGCAGGTTCGGCGCGGTGGACATCGACCGGAAGGATCCGACGCTCGCAAAGGCCGTGTACGACGCCCTAGCGGCACTGAAACTGCCGTCTGGCGTCTACATGGAACAGTCCCGAGGGAAGGGCTACCACGTGTGGCTCTTCGCCGACGAGGCGATCACCGCACGCGAGATGCGACGGATCCTACGTCACGCGGTCCTGGCGGCCGGGCTCCCTGAGACGACGGAGATCTTCCCGAAGCAGGACGATGCCGGCACCGTGGAATTCGGGAACTACATCAACCTCCCCTACTTTGGCGAGACCGACGGCCCGCGCATGGTCCTCACGAGCGGCTCAATGCAGCCGATGCCGCTGACGCGGTTTCTGACCCTCTGCCAGCCGTCCGAGGCCGGGCCGTTGCGGGCGATCGCCTCGCAGGTGCAAGTCGAGCGCCCGACCAGTGTTCCGCTGACCGAGAACTGGGTGGTAGAGCTGCTGGCCGGCGTCCATGCAGGCGGGCGAAACGACGCTGCCGCCAGACTGGCGGGATACCTCAAGAGCCGTGCCCACCCTGAGGATGTCACCCAGGCGATCCTCGACGAATGGGCGGACCGATGCGATCCCGCGTTCGACAAGGCGGAACTGAAAAGCGTCGTCTCCGGCATCTACCGGCGGTACCCCGACCCGGGAATCGAACCGATCGATGGGGATCGTGGGTTCGCCGCAGTCCCGCTTCAAGCCTTCCTCGCCGAAGCCCCGGACAGGATCGATTGGCTCGTTGAGCCGTTGATCCCGCGCGGAGGGATGGTTGCCCTGGTGGGTAAGCCGGCGTCGGGCAAAACCTGGTTGGCGCTCGACCTCGCGATAGCGATCGCCTCCGGACGGCCATGGCTCCGAAAGTACCAGGTCATCGCCGGCCCCGTGCTTCTGATCGACGAGGAGTCGCCAGCAGCGATCCTCAAGGCGCGACTGGAATTGCTCATTCGAGGCGCAGGGCTAGAAGGCGCGGCGCTTCCCATCGAAGTCGCGTCGAAGGAGGGCCTCAACCTTTCGAATGGCCGCTGCGTCGACGACCTCAAGGAGGTCATCGCGCGGATCAGGCCAGCGCTCGTGGTCATCGACGCGTTCGCCGAGGTGCATCGCGAGAGCGAGAACTCGGCCGATGAGGTGGCGAAGATCTTCAACCGGCTCCGTGCAGCCGGACGGTCGTGCGATCCGGCGTTCGTCGTGCTGCACCACAATCGCAAGGATGGTGGCACCTTCCGCGGGTCCAGCCATATCGAGGCGACGCTCGACACGATGCTCGCGGTCAGCATTGGCGGCGAGGACACGTCCACCGTTGAGCACGCGAAAGCCCGATGTTCGGCGAAGGTGCAGCCGTTCGGGGTCCGACGAATCATCAGCGAGGAGCGAGGCACCGCCCAGCTCCTCCTGGTGGCGCCGTCGGCGCTCGATCAAGAGCCAGCCGGACGCTCCGGTCGCAAGGTCGATCTGGCGAAAGGCCTCGTCCTGGATGTCCTCGGCTTCGTTACCGACTGGATGCCGAAGGGCACCTTGCGCGAGAAGCTGGCCGATGACGACATCGACAACGCGTCGTTGGACGCCGCGCTGCGACAGCTAGAGGACGGCGGCAAGATCGAGCGGAAGGCCGATCCCGATGACCGACGCAATCGGCTGGTCCGCCTCGCTCCGTTCCGGCATGCGGCGAACGGCGTCGCGGAAAGCCCGGTCGGAGCCTAA
- a CDS encoding ArdC-like ssDNA-binding domain-containing protein — protein MTTEKTQRLLASLEQAVLGVQDSDGFKAYLRMTAKFHSYSFGNVLLIASQQPGATRVAGYRTWHAFGRYVRRGEKGIAIVVPYRTMRNNDAGETEERVRFGTGYVFDISQTEGQDLPNVRCPLLSGDSARDLYEALACLAASKGFVLDRAPRPDEPAAGFWQPATRTIWISPELSTDQAAKTLAHELAHAFDPEIGDYGACRDEREAVAEAAAFVVCERFGLDTSERSVPYIAGWSKDIETLKRALAKVQTIAHQILETLDATQAQAAA, from the coding sequence ATGACCACGGAGAAGACGCAGCGTCTGTTGGCCTCGCTCGAGCAGGCTGTGCTTGGTGTGCAGGATAGCGACGGCTTCAAGGCCTATCTTCGGATGACCGCGAAGTTCCACTCCTACAGCTTTGGCAATGTCCTGCTTATCGCTTCCCAACAACCAGGCGCAACGCGCGTCGCCGGCTATCGCACCTGGCACGCTTTTGGTCGCTACGTGCGAAGGGGAGAGAAGGGCATCGCGATCGTCGTGCCCTACCGAACCATGCGGAACAACGACGCCGGCGAGACCGAGGAGCGCGTGCGGTTCGGCACCGGCTACGTGTTTGATATCTCGCAGACCGAAGGCCAGGATCTCCCGAACGTCCGCTGCCCGCTGCTGAGCGGCGACAGCGCGCGGGATCTCTATGAAGCGCTGGCCTGTCTTGCGGCATCTAAGGGCTTCGTTCTCGATCGCGCACCCCGGCCCGACGAACCGGCCGCCGGCTTCTGGCAGCCAGCAACGCGGACCATCTGGATATCACCAGAACTCTCGACGGATCAGGCCGCGAAGACGCTCGCGCATGAACTGGCACACGCGTTCGATCCGGAGATCGGAGACTATGGTGCCTGTCGTGACGAGCGCGAGGCGGTTGCCGAAGCCGCGGCGTTCGTCGTGTGCGAGCGCTTCGGGCTCGACACCAGCGAGCGGAGCGTGCCGTACATCGCGGGATGGTCGAAGGACATCGAAACGCTCAAGCGCGCGCTCGCGAAGGTCCAGACGATCGCGCACCAGATCTTGGAGACATTGGACGCCACCCAGGCGCAAGCCGCGGCATAG
- a CDS encoding KTSC domain-containing protein: MTEGSLVQRVLVQSDSIRSVGYDPQNSTLEVEFRERGTYRYYLVPRDVYDQLIKAPSAGRFVSERIVSGHFPFEEVT; this comes from the coding sequence ATGACCGAGGGTTCGCTTGTGCAGCGAGTATTGGTTCAATCGGACAGCATCCGCTCAGTGGGGTACGACCCACAGAATTCGACGCTTGAGGTCGAGTTCCGCGAGCGAGGCACGTATCGCTACTATCTGGTGCCGCGCGATGTGTATGACCAGCTAATCAAGGCTCCATCCGCGGGGCGCTTCGTGAGCGAGCGCATTGTCTCTGGGCACTTTCCCTTCGAGGAGGTAACGTAG
- a CDS encoding DNA cytosine methyltransferase encodes MTRGRSTVVDIFACCGGITCGFQWAGFRPLGGADIQELYLRTYARNFPDAKPIHADLAELPPAQFREMLGLERGELDCLVGGPPCQGFSKNVPAINRFLDDPRNQLIGRYLDYVEELRPKILLLENVAEIVRAYDGAVTREIITALNSWGYEVDVKVLVAADFGVPQIRRRAFFFANRLGAPVLFPTHTHAQEEAPSDLFGNGRLSHVTVWNAIGDLPSLEAGEGKSPVTYTMPPQSDYQRLVREGSDLLHDHVSRPLRDRQLERVRALREGEGVQQLPPMLRPKSGYSGAYARLHSQGVARTITRWVFHSGSGRFSHPFDDRVITIREAARLQGFPDWFVFTGTYVQKAAQVGEGVPPLIAKAFAEIAQQLLLERGRAHDLGRNFVLDGASNGRVLGAEKSHDRLDELVRVDAGGAD; translated from the coding sequence ATGACGCGCGGTCGCTCTACCGTAGTAGACATCTTCGCCTGCTGCGGCGGCATTACCTGCGGGTTCCAATGGGCGGGCTTTCGTCCGCTCGGCGGCGCCGACATTCAGGAGTTGTACCTCCGCACCTACGCCCGCAACTTTCCCGACGCGAAACCAATACACGCGGACCTCGCCGAGCTGCCGCCAGCGCAATTCCGCGAAATGCTCGGCCTAGAGCGCGGCGAACTTGACTGCCTCGTCGGTGGTCCACCTTGTCAGGGTTTCTCAAAAAACGTGCCGGCCATCAACCGCTTTCTCGATGACCCACGCAACCAGCTGATCGGGCGCTACCTCGACTACGTTGAAGAGCTGCGTCCGAAGATCCTGCTGCTCGAGAACGTCGCCGAGATCGTCCGTGCCTACGACGGCGCGGTTACGCGCGAGATCATTACCGCGCTCAATTCTTGGGGCTACGAGGTCGATGTCAAGGTGCTCGTCGCTGCCGACTTCGGGGTGCCGCAAATCCGCCGACGCGCATTCTTTTTCGCAAACCGACTCGGGGCGCCGGTCCTATTTCCAACTCACACACATGCACAGGAAGAGGCCCCATCCGACCTCTTCGGTAACGGCCGCCTCTCGCACGTGACGGTCTGGAACGCTATCGGCGACTTGCCGTCGCTCGAGGCTGGCGAGGGCAAGAGTCCTGTGACGTACACGATGCCGCCGCAGTCCGACTACCAGCGGTTAGTGCGCGAGGGTTCCGACCTACTTCACGACCACGTTTCGCGCCCACTTCGCGATCGGCAGCTCGAGCGCGTTCGTGCGCTTCGTGAAGGTGAGGGAGTACAACAGCTGCCGCCTATGCTTCGTCCCAAGTCTGGCTACAGCGGAGCCTACGCGCGACTGCACTCGCAGGGTGTGGCGCGCACCATCACGCGTTGGGTCTTCCACTCAGGGTCCGGACGTTTCTCGCATCCGTTCGATGATCGGGTTATCACCATCCGAGAGGCAGCACGTTTGCAAGGGTTCCCCGACTGGTTCGTGTTCACTGGCACGTACGTGCAAAAGGCTGCCCAGGTCGGTGAGGGCGTACCGCCGCTGATCGCAAAGGCTTTTGCGGAGATCGCGCAGCAGCTACTTCTTGAACGCGGCCGGGCGCACGACCTTGGCCGGAACTTCGTCCTCGACGGCGCGAGCAACGGGCGCGTCCTTGGGGCTGAGAAGTCCCATGACCGCCTCGACGAACTCGTCCGCGTCGATGCGGGCGGGGCTGATTGA
- a CDS encoding very short patch repair endonuclease — MPLRPVNETAKQRSSIMSRVRSSGSTLEGRVADLLEANGFAYRKHAADLPGRPDFVLLDARVVVFVDSCFWHGCPRHLRRPRTNTSYWTPKIDANRRRDGRQRRALRRNGWSVVSIWEHDLKRVRVLQRRIARLRSSKLVSS, encoded by the coding sequence ATGCCCCTAAGGCCCGTCAACGAGACAGCGAAGCAACGCTCGAGCATCATGTCTCGCGTTCGAAGTAGCGGCTCGACCCTCGAAGGGCGCGTCGCGGATCTACTTGAAGCGAACGGCTTCGCGTACCGTAAGCACGCCGCCGACTTGCCAGGTAGACCTGACTTCGTGCTCCTTGACGCGAGAGTGGTGGTCTTCGTCGATAGCTGTTTCTGGCATGGCTGTCCGCGACATCTTCGGCGACCTCGCACGAACACGAGTTACTGGACCCCAAAGATCGACGCCAACCGGAGGCGTGACGGACGCCAACGTCGAGCATTGAGGCGTAACGGATGGTCAGTGGTGTCCATATGGGAGCACGATCTTAAGCGAGTCCGCGTTCTTCAGCGGCGCATAGCCCGCCTGCGCTCGTCTAAGCTCGTATCCAGCTGA
- a CDS encoding ATP-binding protein yields the protein MEPYLTLFGHVITLSTRPTPSFLEYHIRPMAAQDTPSPGMMLAVELGVDGDLMAYAMVRVSNAWEANPYEDAHSATLEEVMPFNLVSPSEGESPVIYRVCHVEPLEMALVRPDTGELVDVRSVTRLPRAGAPVYLPWGDLIARTLGLIDDRTRALDLGTIRGSEEVAALIRRDAIQRHMSILGAIGSGKSYTRGVIAEELTRLRVPQVNIDVNGEMISAAKELGGRTVVPGKDFHVPLSAFTAGDILNAVPSLGGNMVELVRHAHEELLGDARATRGTFGVEELINRMNEEAPRLDMKPVTLRPAVARVGSLRRMPILGAPFDWKSELTPGAFINIDCRGRSLTELRLIAASVARDIQRLGQSGAVPFIALSVDEAHLVAPSDDETVAKQVFRELARIGRHIRVGLIITTQAPRDIDSSILERTLTRFIHTLEPHQLPGIRSLFADASEDLIKQMPKMPVGVCVVTGAIENIRHAAVVKVRSRRTTHGGETPDIWKDLDEQP from the coding sequence ATGGAACCCTACCTGACCCTCTTTGGTCACGTCATCACGTTATCGACCCGGCCAACGCCGAGTTTCCTGGAATATCACATTCGGCCGATGGCCGCTCAAGACACCCCTTCGCCCGGCATGATGCTCGCGGTCGAGCTTGGAGTTGACGGAGACCTTATGGCGTACGCCATGGTTCGGGTGTCGAACGCCTGGGAAGCCAATCCGTATGAGGACGCCCACAGTGCGACGCTCGAGGAGGTCATGCCATTCAATCTGGTCTCGCCTTCTGAGGGTGAGTCGCCTGTGATCTACCGCGTTTGCCATGTCGAGCCCCTCGAAATGGCCCTTGTTCGGCCGGACACGGGCGAACTCGTTGATGTGCGATCGGTGACGCGACTTCCGCGCGCCGGCGCACCCGTCTATCTGCCATGGGGTGATTTAATCGCGCGGACACTCGGGCTCATCGATGACCGAACGCGAGCCCTGGATCTCGGGACCATCCGCGGTTCCGAGGAGGTAGCTGCCTTGATTCGCCGCGACGCAATCCAGCGGCACATGTCGATCCTAGGCGCAATCGGTTCAGGCAAGTCGTATACCCGCGGGGTGATCGCTGAGGAACTGACGAGATTGCGCGTACCGCAGGTGAACATCGACGTCAACGGAGAGATGATCAGCGCCGCCAAGGAGCTCGGGGGGAGGACGGTCGTTCCCGGCAAGGACTTTCATGTGCCCCTGAGCGCTTTCACTGCAGGTGACATCCTCAACGCAGTGCCAAGCCTCGGCGGAAATATGGTGGAGCTTGTCCGACACGCCCACGAGGAACTCCTAGGCGATGCGCGGGCGACCCGAGGAACTTTTGGAGTAGAGGAGCTGATCAATAGGATGAATGAGGAGGCACCTAGGCTCGATATGAAGCCCGTGACACTCAGACCAGCGGTTGCCCGGGTTGGTTCTCTCCGCCGCATGCCCATCCTTGGCGCCCCGTTCGATTGGAAGAGCGAACTGACTCCTGGCGCGTTCATAAACATTGACTGTCGCGGGCGATCGCTCACGGAGCTACGCCTGATCGCGGCGTCTGTGGCCCGTGACATCCAGCGCCTAGGCCAGTCGGGAGCCGTACCCTTCATCGCGTTGTCTGTAGATGAAGCACACTTAGTTGCGCCATCGGACGATGAAACTGTCGCAAAGCAGGTATTTCGAGAACTCGCCCGTATCGGTCGCCATATTCGCGTCGGATTGATCATTACAACACAGGCTCCACGCGACATTGACTCGTCCATCCTCGAACGAACACTCACGCGGTTCATCCACACATTGGAGCCACATCAGCTTCCCGGCATTCGTTCGCTGTTTGCGGATGCATCGGAGGACCTGATCAAGCAAATGCCCAAGATGCCGGTCGGTGTATGTGTTGTAACCGGGGCCATCGAAAATATTCGTCACGCTGCTGTGGTGAAGGTTCGCTCCCGTCGCACAACGCACGGCGGCGAGACGCCGGACATATGGAAGGATCTGGACGAACAGCCATGA
- a CDS encoding tyrosine-type recombinase/integrase, whose translation MTNPTRSLHPSAPNYSDPADAGPSIQALLSSFRLTLRAEGLTEKTFNIYADAIHRLEAFRLDRGMPSIPSMSTEHVREFLGDMQGRNAPSTVNQRYRSLKRFYRWLLEEGEIRESPMVRIKPPKVPDQIKEHYGTEGLERVLKACGEKSWTSLRDRAMVLVLYDTGVRASELCGMRMDDLDMDEQAIKVTGKGGKERVVPMGNKAALMLDKYLRKRPATLADHVWISTRGQPMTFNALRMCLRRRFQDAGVPFKGIHGFRRSFAIAFLDAGGYAEDLQQIAGWNSLQMVQRYTKATASARARRAHKKLSPADRLVGR comes from the coding sequence ATGACCAATCCCACCCGCAGCTTGCATCCCAGTGCGCCCAATTATTCGGATCCGGCGGACGCCGGCCCCAGCATCCAGGCGCTGTTGTCGAGCTTCCGGCTGACCCTCCGCGCCGAGGGTCTGACGGAAAAGACCTTCAACATCTACGCCGACGCGATCCACCGACTGGAGGCCTTTCGGCTCGACCGCGGCATGCCGTCGATCCCGTCGATGAGCACGGAGCACGTCCGCGAGTTCCTCGGAGACATGCAAGGTCGCAACGCACCTTCGACGGTCAACCAGCGCTACCGGTCGCTCAAGCGCTTCTACCGCTGGCTGCTCGAAGAGGGCGAGATCCGCGAGAGTCCTATGGTCCGCATCAAGCCGCCGAAGGTGCCGGATCAAATCAAGGAGCACTACGGCACCGAGGGACTCGAACGCGTGCTGAAGGCCTGTGGCGAAAAGTCTTGGACCTCGCTGCGGGACCGCGCGATGGTGCTCGTGCTGTACGACACGGGCGTCCGCGCGTCGGAGTTGTGCGGCATGCGCATGGATGATCTCGACATGGATGAACAGGCGATCAAGGTCACAGGGAAGGGCGGGAAGGAACGTGTCGTCCCGATGGGCAACAAGGCCGCGCTGATGCTCGACAAGTACCTACGGAAGCGCCCGGCGACGCTGGCAGACCACGTTTGGATCTCAACACGAGGGCAGCCGATGACCTTCAATGCGCTCCGAATGTGCCTCAGGCGGAGGTTCCAGGACGCCGGCGTACCCTTCAAGGGCATCCACGGCTTCCGGCGCTCGTTCGCGATCGCCTTCCTGGACGCCGGCGGCTACGCCGAGGACCTCCAGCAGATCGCCGGCTGGAACTCGCTCCAGATGGTCCAGCGGTACACGAAGGCCACGGCCAGCGCCCGCGCTCGGCGAGCGCACAAGAAGCTGTCGCCGGCGGATCGGCTGGTGGGACGTTAG
- a CDS encoding GNAT family N-acetyltransferase: protein MEWHERWSSTLDAAVTSLPDVEACPPELFRLLAEQRGGVRKCIALVLEAGEPLAVLALRKRFELHESVCDGIVPHAFGVMRPARWDAALALGRLVKVNEWLGATPDVASDPETKARYRVATNVDFDALWKAQHNAESVARARNRCEREGGFALEVDGEGAAEWVVRNWSERWAGDRFGEAQIADDIVEAARYLSARGGYHAFRLLHREQAVAGITMLPYDGVLYFMNSYRDDAFERFGVGTRLFELFFRWAAASSYRMVDMGAGAYKERWAPHDGDAVSFFVAPAHLRLAFRAIEGGRSLARRVRRRDDC, encoded by the coding sequence GTGGAGTGGCACGAGCGTTGGTCGAGCACGCTCGACGCTGCCGTGACTTCGCTGCCGGACGTGGAGGCCTGCCCGCCGGAGTTGTTTCGCCTGCTCGCGGAGCAGCGCGGGGGGGTGCGCAAGTGCATCGCGCTGGTGCTCGAGGCGGGCGAGCCGCTGGCGGTGCTGGCGTTGCGGAAGCGCTTCGAGCTGCACGAGTCGGTGTGCGATGGCATCGTGCCGCACGCGTTTGGCGTCATGCGCCCGGCGCGCTGGGATGCAGCCCTGGCGCTGGGGCGCCTGGTGAAGGTCAACGAGTGGTTGGGAGCAACTCCGGACGTGGCATCGGATCCCGAGACGAAGGCGCGCTATCGCGTTGCGACGAACGTCGACTTTGATGCGCTGTGGAAGGCGCAGCACAACGCCGAGAGCGTGGCGCGCGCGCGCAACCGCTGCGAGCGCGAAGGCGGCTTTGCGCTCGAAGTGGACGGTGAGGGCGCCGCGGAGTGGGTGGTGCGCAACTGGAGCGAGCGCTGGGCCGGCGACCGGTTCGGCGAGGCGCAGATCGCGGACGATATCGTCGAAGCGGCCCGCTATCTCTCCGCGCGCGGCGGCTATCACGCGTTCCGCCTGCTGCATCGCGAGCAGGCGGTCGCGGGCATCACGATGCTGCCGTATGACGGCGTGCTCTACTTCATGAACAGCTATCGCGACGACGCGTTCGAGCGGTTCGGCGTCGGCACGCGGCTGTTCGAGTTGTTCTTCCGCTGGGCCGCTGCGTCTTCGTATCGCATGGTGGATATGGGTGCGGGGGCGTACAAGGAGCGATGGGCGCCGCACGACGGGGACGCCGTGAGCTTCTTCGTGGCGCCGGCGCACCTGCGGCTGGCGTTTCGCGCCATCGAAGGCGGCCGCTCGTTGGCGCGACGCGTGCGCCGTCGTGACGACTGCTGA